In Methanosarcina barkeri MS, a single window of DNA contains:
- a CDS encoding prenyltransferase/squalene oxidase repeat-containing protein, protein MSSNLEFDIVKNSFEWLSAQRIQSVKELSSTLSAHALWVLPNPYITRLIVEQDNDGSWNSSIRDTARACSALSTEGIVFMASARWLLARKRENSWNRDVYDTAYALAALADMGTQDKDGCNWLSENYCPAWEQVGTTSLIITALKKQDNLAKTRTFETFIQEKARWILSKRRTDDGWKHISTSNLAIQALLLAGFKDEVEDSVHWLLENVHENGAWGNKDDDINATALTLSTLGLYRKI, encoded by the coding sequence ATGTCAAGCAACCTGGAATTTGATATTGTGAAAAACAGTTTTGAATGGCTCTCTGCCCAGCGAATTCAGTCCGTAAAGGAACTTTCAAGTACATTATCCGCACATGCCCTATGGGTACTCCCAAACCCTTACATAACCCGCCTGATTGTTGAACAGGATAACGACGGTTCCTGGAACTCTTCAATCAGGGACACCGCAAGGGCCTGCTCAGCCCTTTCTACAGAAGGAATCGTATTTATGGCTTCAGCAAGATGGCTGCTTGCCAGAAAAAGAGAAAACTCTTGGAACAGAGACGTTTACGACACAGCCTATGCCCTTGCAGCTCTTGCAGACATGGGAACTCAGGATAAAGACGGATGCAACTGGCTATCTGAAAACTATTGCCCTGCCTGGGAACAGGTAGGCACCACATCCCTTATAATTACAGCTCTCAAAAAGCAGGATAATCTGGCAAAAACCAGAACCTTTGAGACTTTTATCCAGGAAAAAGCCAGATGGATCCTTTCAAAAAGAAGGACGGATGACGGCTGGAAACATATTTCCACAAGCAACCTGGCAATTCAAGCCCTGCTTCTTGCAGGTTTTAAAGATGAAGTTGAAGATTCAGTTCACTGGCTCCTTGAAAATGTCCATGAAAATGGAGCCTGGGGAAATAAGGACGATGATATAAACGCTACTGCTCTGACTCTAAGTACTCTTGGACTTTATAGAAAAATCTGA
- a CDS encoding DUF1638 domain-containing protein, producing MPVLSIIACEMLEDELAYVLSEDHDLNQLIVVENRQSFRFVRKLKSRNCQPRLFPLDKVPIFLKEANNSVYNSVYSSVSVNILKFLLKFPFFKKIPHNSRGKSKEKNKEKPIVVVNTLKLGLHADCELLRSEIYQNIRKMATFSDGILIFYGNCGHSLRNTAVDFKDLPCSLYFLKDENGEIVDDCISVALGGNDNYAEVMQSGKGIGMIYLTPMWASSWKKMRMESNNTSDFNDSFLKKHYRKVVKINNKISKRDEFDKNVLNYSQTFDMSITEMEGSMEIASKSYLNAKNDVCKKVVLN from the coding sequence ATGCCTGTACTTAGCATAATTGCCTGTGAAATGCTTGAAGACGAACTTGCATATGTCCTCTCAGAAGACCATGACTTAAATCAATTGATTGTAGTTGAAAACAGGCAAAGTTTCAGGTTTGTTCGAAAGCTTAAATCCAGAAATTGCCAGCCAAGACTTTTTCCTTTGGACAAAGTACCTATTTTTTTAAAAGAGGCAAATAACTCTGTATATAACTCCGTATATAGCTCTGTATCTGTGAATATTTTAAAATTTTTATTGAAATTCCCGTTTTTTAAGAAAATACCTCATAATTCCAGAGGAAAGAGTAAAGAAAAAAACAAGGAAAAGCCTATTGTCGTTGTAAATACTCTGAAGCTTGGTCTGCACGCAGATTGCGAACTCTTAAGATCTGAAATCTACCAGAATATCAGGAAAATGGCAACTTTTTCAGATGGTATTCTTATTTTCTATGGAAATTGTGGTCACTCTTTAAGGAACACAGCAGTGGATTTTAAAGATCTTCCTTGCTCTCTTTATTTTCTCAAAGATGAAAACGGAGAGATTGTGGATGACTGTATCAGCGTAGCTCTTGGGGGCAACGATAATTATGCTGAAGTTATGCAGAGTGGGAAAGGTATAGGTATGATATACTTGACTCCTATGTGGGCTTCCAGTTGGAAAAAAATGAGAATGGAATCCAACAACACTTCTGACTTTAATGACAGTTTTTTGAAAAAGCATTACAGAAAAGTTGTCAAAATCAATAACAAGATCTCAAAAAGAGATGAATTCGATAAAAATGTCTTAAATTATTCCCAGACTTTTGATATGAGTATTACTGAAATGGAAGGCAGTATGGAAATAGCAAGTAAGTCCTATCTAAATGCCAAAAATGATGTCTGCAAAAAAGTAGTATTAAATTAA